One Brevibacillus choshinensis genomic window carries:
- a CDS encoding amino acid ABC transporter permease → MSLSNFFDNPERLDRWISIAQSSFLPLVKGALLYSLTLAIASFFFGLIIAIFTALARISGIKPLVAIARVYVSIIRGTPLLVQLFIIFFGLPSIGVMIDPIPSAIIGFSLSVGAYSSEVVRAAILSIPKGQWEAAYSIGMTYRQALQRVILPQAARVSVPPLSNSFISLVKDTSLAAAILVPEMFRKAQEIVASTYEPLLVYSEAALIYWMICFVLSIIQDRLENRLDRYV, encoded by the coding sequence ATGTCTCTCAGTAACTTTTTTGACAATCCAGAACGCCTGGACCGTTGGATCTCAATCGCGCAAAGCTCCTTTCTCCCTCTGGTGAAAGGAGCCTTGCTCTATTCTTTGACGCTCGCGATTGCGTCCTTTTTCTTCGGTCTCATCATCGCTATTTTTACAGCATTGGCGCGAATCTCGGGAATCAAGCCGCTTGTGGCCATCGCCCGCGTCTACGTCTCGATCATTCGCGGTACACCTCTGCTCGTGCAGCTGTTTATCATCTTTTTCGGTCTTCCCAGCATCGGGGTGATGATCGATCCGATTCCATCTGCCATCATCGGGTTCTCTCTCAGCGTCGGAGCTTACTCTTCCGAAGTGGTCAGAGCAGCGATCCTGTCCATTCCAAAAGGCCAATGGGAGGCTGCGTACTCCATCGGTATGACGTACCGGCAGGCTCTGCAGCGGGTCATTCTCCCGCAGGCAGCTCGCGTTTCGGTGCCGCCTTTGTCCAATTCCTTTATCAGCCTGGTCAAGGATACCTCTCTCGCTGCTGCGATTCTCGTACCGGAGATGTTCCGAAAAGCGCAGGAAATCGTCGCATCCACCTATGAGCCTCTCCTCGTCTATTCGGAGGCCGCACTGATCTACTGGATGATTTGCTTTGTGCTCTCTATCATTCAGGACCGGCTCGAGAACCGGCTGGACCGTTACGTTTAA
- a CDS encoding amino acid ABC transporter ATP-binding protein, which produces MIAITDLHKQFHHLQVLKGISLSVAKGKVIVIIGPSGSGKTTLLRCLNALEVPTSGAVQIGEVKMDFSKKVERSQLPQLRKQTGMVFQNYNLFPHMTALENVMEGPVTVKKETKEKARAKASTLLAKVGLGDKLDHYPAQLSGGQQQRVGIARALAMDPQVMLFDEPTSALDPELVGEVLKVMKELAQEGMTMVVVTHEMGFAREVADEVIFMDQGVIVEHGTPEQLFTSPREERTRQFLQHLK; this is translated from the coding sequence ATGATAGCCATCACGGATTTGCACAAGCAGTTTCATCACCTGCAAGTGTTGAAAGGAATCTCCTTGAGTGTGGCCAAAGGGAAAGTCATCGTCATCATCGGACCGTCCGGCTCTGGGAAAACCACCCTTCTTCGCTGTTTGAACGCGCTGGAGGTACCGACCAGCGGCGCCGTTCAAATCGGAGAGGTCAAGATGGATTTCTCGAAAAAGGTAGAGCGCTCCCAGCTGCCACAGCTGCGCAAGCAAACGGGCATGGTGTTTCAGAACTACAATCTCTTTCCGCACATGACAGCCTTGGAGAACGTCATGGAAGGCCCGGTCACAGTGAAAAAGGAGACCAAAGAAAAAGCGAGGGCCAAAGCCTCCACTCTCCTCGCAAAAGTGGGACTCGGCGATAAGCTCGATCATTACCCGGCGCAGCTTTCGGGGGGGCAACAGCAGCGTGTGGGAATTGCCCGCGCTCTCGCGATGGATCCGCAGGTCATGCTGTTTGACGAGCCTACATCAGCGCTGGATCCGGAGCTGGTCGGCGAGGTACTCAAGGTCATGAAGGAGCTGGCACAGGAAGGTATGACCATGGTAGTCGTCACCCACGAGATGGGCTTTGCACGCGAGGTGGCGGACGAAGTCATTTTCATGGATCAAGGAGTCATCGTGGAGCACGGCACTCCGGAGCAGCTCTTTACCAGTCCTCGTGAAGAGAGAACACGCCAGTTCCTGCAGCATTTGAAGTAA
- a CDS encoding nitroreductase family protein gives MSISKIIRERRSIKKDYKPDSVPESLVLELLNDAVYAPNHGLREPWRFLFVPTENKESFIERMLPVYAPEQQATRRELFSAPAAYLIVIMKEDPRQKQWEEDFSATCAMIQNFQLLAWEKGLGVVWKTNPHNWDPKAHQVLGVAPGEKIVGFLHLGFFDQDAVPKPGPRTPAENKFTRFE, from the coding sequence ATGTCAATCTCCAAAATCATTCGCGAGCGCCGCTCGATTAAAAAAGACTATAAACCGGATTCGGTTCCGGAATCGCTGGTCCTTGAACTCTTGAATGACGCTGTCTATGCGCCGAATCATGGATTGCGCGAGCCGTGGCGGTTTTTGTTTGTCCCGACAGAAAACAAAGAGAGCTTCATCGAACGGATGCTTCCGGTATACGCTCCGGAGCAGCAGGCAACCCGCCGTGAGCTGTTCAGTGCTCCTGCGGCTTATCTGATCGTGATCATGAAAGAAGACCCTCGCCAGAAGCAATGGGAAGAAGACTTCAGCGCTACCTGTGCGATGATCCAAAACTTTCAGCTGCTTGCCTGGGAGAAGGGCCTCGGCGTCGTCTGGAAGACAAACCCGCACAACTGGGATCCCAAGGCCCATCAGGTCCTGGGCGTTGCCCCAGGTGAGAAGATCGTCGGATTCCTGCATCTCGGATTTTTCGATCAGGATGCTGTTCCAAAGCCAGGGCCGCGAACACCGGCAGAGAACAAATTCACGAGGTTCGAATAG